Part of the Natronorubrum daqingense genome is shown below.
GATCACGCTCGCATAAGTCCCGGCTGGCACCGCCTTGTACATCGGTACGCGGCGTTGGCCCCCGATTGCTGTCGCATTAGGACTCGATTCTCCACCGTTGCTCCTCTTGGCTTCGTGCAAACCGCATCGTCCCACATAAAGGACCCACTCCCATTGGGAAAACTGATATACACTGAAAGACGGTTGTCACAGGACATGGGTAACGAATCACACGATTCCTCGGAGGTGGGCAGACGAGCCTTCGTTGCGAGTAGCGCTGTGGCCGGCGTCGGTGCGATCGCTGGCTGCCTCGACGACCTCGAGCAGCGTCTCACTGGCGATGGTGGATTCGGGGACGATGGCACGTTCACCGGGGACGCAACCGTGACACACTGGCCAGACCTCATGTACAACGCACCGTACCACGTCGCCCTCGAGAACGGGTATTTCGAGGAGGAAGGGATCGAGATCGACTTCGTCGGATCCGAAGGCGGCGGAACGACCGTTCGGAACGTCGTCGACGGCGGCCTCCCGTTCGGTGAGGTCGCGACACCCGCGGCGATCAACGCCTACCTCGCGGGGACGCCGATCGTAGTGGTCGCAGGCGCGACGCGAACGGTCGACGAGATCAACTGGGTCGCTCCGACAGGCTCAGAGATCGAATCGATCGAGGACCTCGAGGGTGGAACGATGGGATTCACGAGCGCCGGGTCGGTGACGGAGACCACGGCCGCGCTCGTCTCGTCGAACGTCGACGAGATCGATCCGGAGAGCGTGGAGTTCCAAGAGATGGGCGGCGTCGGGGAGGGGGTGACTGCCGTCGAAGACGGCGCGATCGACGCGGCGGCAAACATGGATCCGATCTACTCCGATCAACAGGAAGAAGAAGAGACCTGGCAGGTGGTGTTCTGGGCAGGCGACTACGTCGATCGGTTCCAACAAACGTCGATCATCGTCGACCCCGATGTCGTCGAAGAATACCCGGATGCCGTCGAGACCTATCTCGACGCTCGCGCCCAGGGAATCGAGTCCCTCCGCGAGGATCCCGAGGCGGCCGCCGAGGTCTTCAGTGACGGTGCCGAGGGGTTCAGCACCGAGGTAATGCGAGACGCGATCGAGAACGTCGATCCGGACGAATACTACACGACCGGCGAGTTCGACGTCGAGGGGCTGCAGAACGTCGAAGAGGCGATGTACGCGACTGATCTCCTCGACGAGGACGAAGACATCCCCTGGGACGAAATATTCGACCAGTCGTTCCTCGACGAGGACGACCACATCGACTTCGAGGAGATCTAACCATGCTCGAGCTTCACAACCTGTCGAAGACGTACGGTCTGAACGATAGTAGCGTCAGCACAGTAAACGCGGTCGACGGCATCGACCTGATGGTCGAGGAGGGCGAGTTCGTCTCGATCATCGGACCAACTGGTTGCGGAAAGAGTACGCTGTTCGAACTCATCGGTGCGCTGATTGACCCGACGGAGGGCGAAGTCCGCATCGAAGATGACCCAGTCACGGAACCCGACGAGCGGATCGGTATGGTGTTCCAGGACACCAGTACGTTCCCCTGGCTCTCCGTGATCGAAAACGTCGAATTCGGGCTCAAAATGAACGGCGTTCCCAAGACCGAGCGGCGGGACCGAGCGCGGGAGATGATCGATCTCGTCGGCTTATCGGGATTCGAGGAAGCGAGCCCGACCGAACTCTCCGGTGGGATGAACCAGCGGGTAGCCATCGCGCGGACGCTAGTGATGAACCCCGACATCATCCTGATGGACGAACCGTTCGGTGCGCTCGACGAACAGACCCGACTGATCCTGGGCGAAGAACTGCTGCGGATCTGGCGTGAGACTGGGGCGACGATTCTCTTCGTCACTCACAGCATCAACGAAGCGGTCCACCTCTCGGATCGTATCGCCGTGATGAGTGCCCGGCCAGGACGGTTCAAGGAGATCGTAGAGAATCCCTTGCCCCGTCCCCGGACGGACGACATCCTCGGCCGGGACGAGTACAACGACATCGTCAACCGGCTCTGGGACGAGCTCCGCGCGGAGAGCAAGAAGGGGCTCCAACAGAAAATGGAGGAGGAAGCCCAGGAGTACGGTGCACCGGAGGGGGCGTAGTATGGCCGTCGAGTCGCGATACGGGAGTGGCTCGTTCGGACTCAGCGATCGCGCCAACCGCATCCGCATCTACCAGACGCTCGTCGTGGTCGGTTTGCTCGGCACTATCGAGTTGCTTCCCCGACTCGGGCTCGTCGAGCCGACCACGCTGATCCCGCTCACCGAGATGCTGAGCGAGATCGTTTCGCTCACGGTGAGTGGGGAACTGACGCCGCACATCATCCAGACATTCTCCGCCATCTTCGCAGCCTTCGCGCTCGGCATCGCAACGGGCATTCCGACTGGCGTCTTGCTCTGGCGATACGACTCTCTGAAGGATATTCTCGATCCGTATCTCCTGACGTACTACGCGATCCCCGTCTTCGCGTTCTACCCGCTGTTGATCGCCATCTTTGGGCTGAACATCCTGCCGATCATCACGATTGCGTGGCTGTTCAGCGTCGTCATCATCATCACGAACACGGCCTCAGGACTCAAAGAAATTCCCGACATCTACCCCGAAGTCGGGCGTAACTTGAATCTCAGTTCCGCCCAGATGTTTCGCCATATCTACCTGCCTGCCGCGACGCCCTATGTCTTCACTGGACTTAAACTCGGCTTTATATACGCGCTGATCGGGACGGTCGCTAGCGAGTTCATCCTAGCCGAGAACGGACTCGGCTGGCTCATCTCGTTCAGCTACGACAGCTTCGACGTGCAGACGATGTACGCGTCGATGCTGTTCGTCATCCTCGTCTCGCTCGTGGTCAATGTCGCGCTGATCGTAATCGAACGCCGCCTCTACCAGAGGGCCAGAACATGAGTACGAAATCCCAGACACCGCTGCTCGACGACCGCCAGATCGTTCGCCTTGGCCGAATCGCCGTCCCGATCGTGATACTCGTCCTCTGGCAACTCGGCGCCGAGGTGTACGGCCAGTTCGCGCTTGTGACGCCGGCCGAGACGCTCGAGACGGCTGTTGACGGGTTTCAGGACGGCTGGATGGTCGAAGATCTGTTGGTGACGCTTACGACGCTGGTCATTGCCTATATTATCGCAGTCGTCTCGGGCATCTGGGTCGGGATCATGCTGGGACTGAATCGGTTCTGGCAGGAAGTGTTTGAGCCGGCCATCCTTGGGACGTACTCGATCCCGAAGATCACGCTGTTCCCGATCTTCCTGCTAATCTTCGGGCTCGGAATGGATTCGATGATCGCCTTCGGCTGGTTCCACGGGGTGTTTCCCGTGTTGATCCTGACGATGAGTGCAATGGCCACGATCGACGACACTCACATGAACGTCGCCCAGTCGCTCGGTCTGTCGCAGTGGCAGCGCTTCAAGGAGGTGATCGTCCCGTCGATTCTCGCCGGACTCGTTATTGGGCTCCGTCTCGGCTTCAGCCTGACGTTCCTCGGGATTATCATCGGCGAAATGTTCGCTGCACGCGCCGGCCTCGGCCACTCCCTGATGCTCTACATGGAGACCGTCCAGGTCGATCGCATGCTGGCCATCATCACCGTCCTTGTGCTCGTGGCCTCAGTCATCAACGCGGTCTTCTACATCATCGAAACGCGGCTCCGTCGCCGGGCGGGTTCGAGCGGCGACGTTGCGGCAATGTAGCCGCCTTGTTCGTCTCGTTTCCCATCGGCGTCTCCTGGCTTTGTACGAACAGTTCCTTCAGGATCATTTCTGGCAGTTACTCCCATCGCAAGAAACCGTCACGGTCGAGTGGGCGCTGCGTAAATTTTCGAGTTGTACGCACGTCGTAGCGGACGAGACTTCGAGCCCGATATTGCGGTCGCGAAGCCTACCCAGAGTGCGTCGGAATCGTCAGTGGTGGGCCTCGTGCGAACAGGATGCCTCGCCGTAGGTGGCTGCCACCGGTTGGAACTGATCACCACCGAACATCTCCGCAAAGACCTTCTCCTGCGCCTTCCGGAGGTGCTCGAGGAACGTCGCCCGCGTGATATCGAGTTCGTCCGCAAGTTCCTCGCTCGATATTTCGCGCGGCCACTCGAAGTACCCGCGTTCGACGGCTGTCTGGAGGACTTCAGTCTGTCGCTCGGTCAGGAACGTCGACCGACCGCCGAACTGTGTGAGGTTCGCCAGCGAGACAGAGCCAACCGATCGAAGGTCGTCGACGATCAAGCGAAGGTCGGTGCGATCGAAGACGAGGACGTTGTACACACGACTGTGTTCGCGGATGTAGTTTGGATGCCGACGAATCACGGCCTGATTCTGATGGATGGCAGAGTACGCACAGCAGGAGGTTTTCGTGACGGCGAGATGGTCATCATCGAGCGTCTCGACGTGGTCGACGGCCGGCTCCGTCTGTAGCTCCTCTGTCCACTCGTCAGGACGCGGACTCACATCGAGAATGAATGTCACGCGATGATCGTGGAGTTCATGGATGTCCAGTTGCAACGGCTCGTGGGTCTCTCGAGCCAGTCGAGACAAGACACACTCCTTGTCCTGCTGCAGGTGTAGTTCTGCTTGATACATTGGACAGTTGTGGGCAATTGTTCGGTATATAAATGCATATTAATTACCACCATGTCAATTGTTGCCGCATTGCAGAAGTGAGGAATGTGTTGATCAATAGTGTATCACCACTCCAAACCTCGACCAGATCTACCACCCCCCAGTCACTACCACTGCACCGCCTCACCGCAGTTTCAGTATTGACATTCTCTCCCATTTATTCTATAATTGTTTGTCCGAAAATAGAATGGCTGATCAGAGATCTCTCTCATGAGTCGGCGTTCCGCCGCGGCGGAACGCCTACGTTACGGGTACCACCTTGCGAACAATGTTCAGGGACCAGTACCTCCTTCCAGTGCGACGGGAGGTTCACAAAGAAAACTGGAACCACGGGCGATAGACAAAGATCGTGGTTTTCGTTTCACTCGCCGACAGCGGAACTCGAGCCGTCGTCATCACGCAGACGAGCGACCACTACGACTGGAATGAGTTCGAGGAAGTGGATTCGATTGGAGAATACTAATCGGGAGCTTTGCCAGCCAGGTATTGAGTTGGGCAAGGGCCCCTCGAACGAACCACTCCCAACCTCTTTCAGTACGTGTGATTCAGAACCCCATCACGACTCAGGTCCCGTCCGGCTCAAGTGGTTCTCGCACGATATCGAGATCGTCGTAGGACTGATCGGACGATAAAATGGGTTCGTTTTGCGTCGCCGCGATTCCCGCATGGAGTGCGTCGAAGGGCGTCATCTCGTGCTCGTCGAGATACGTGGCTGCTGCGAGCAGCGCGTCCTCGTGCGTCTGTGGACGGACCGGAACGAGTTCGAGGAGGTTGACGGTAAGTCGGGGGACATCAGTATCGAAGCCCTCCCCTCGGTCGTACGTCCGGACGAGGAATTCGGCGTAGGCGAGAATCGACGTGTGGACATCTTCGGTTTCGAGAGCCGCCTTTGCTTCGTCCTGTAACCAATCGTCATGCTTCGCGAGGGCGAACAGAAAGTCAGTTTCGACGTACATCCCCCGCGTTATTCCTCGTCGTGTCGATCTTCGCGCTCGCGTATCTCGTCGTCGACGTCGTCTCGTACGGCGTCGCGAGCTTCGCGTTTCAGTTCGGCAACCGAGGTGTCTCCGAGCGTATCACCGACCTCATCTTGAATTGCCTCGAGCGGGTCCTCATCAACGGGGATTAGCATGATGCGAGTCGGGAGGTCGACCATACGAAACTGTTCTCCGTGGCGCTTACGGAGCTTTTTCGGGAGGTACACACGCCCCCGATCGTCGGTTTCAATAGCCATGTATCATCCTACGGTTGGGAAAATACAATAGCTTTTCCCACAGCCGATGTGACGGTCACTCGGCGTTCAATGGGACCGAGTGGACAGTCGGTGTGGTTTGGATTCATCTTTGGCGCGGTCTGTGTATCCGTTCTGAGTGATGAAGACTGTCCGCAGGGAAGGCTCTGAACATCATGCCACCCTGCCCGGCTTTTTAGCGGGGTTCGTGGGTGTGTCTTGACCGAAAATTTCAGTTCTGATACTGCGTTCCCTAGACTTATTGATATTCTGTCGGAGCGCTTGATATGCGCCAGTAGGTTGGGCTATCGGCTATTTGTGTCGTGATTCTCCTTGTTTCAGTGTTGCTGGTACCGGTGTCTGTCGCTGGCGTCAGTGAGGACGATAACGGCTCAATGCGTGGCTCAGATCAAGTATTCAGCCTGTCCACAGACGGTGAACTGGATCAGGTTGGCGAGATCGACGACTGATTGTAAATTTGATTAGGGTGGTGCGTGAATGTCGGAAGCTAGTCGTCTTAGCTTTGAAATTTAAATAACAGATATTAGATGTGGGAGAGATAGTCTAATTGCTTTCTCAGCTATTAATGAAAGAGAATTTATTTCTTCAAATTGAGAACGCATTATGGTTGGTCGTTCACGTCGAAACGTTCTCCGAATAGCTGGCGTTTCAATTGCGACGGTCAGTGCTGGCTGTGCGTCCCTTCAAAATCTCACCTCCGGAGAAACCAGAATTGAGGGACTCGCAATACACAACACCGATTATGAAGAATATACGGGCTATGTGTTACTGGTTGACGGCGAAGACCCAGTCTACTTTGACTCAATGGAGTTAGAGCCATTTTCCGAAGAGGAAAATACGGCTGGTGGTGGCTTGTTTGAAGGCTATCCGAGTAATCCAGGGGAATACACGCTGTATGCCTGGCTTGATGACCAATCGCGATCGGAGTGGGCCCAATTTGATGTGACGGAAAGAGACACATGCACTAAAATAACCATTATCGTCGAAGGGCCGGATAGAGAAGGAGAAGTCAAAATTGTTTCAACCGCTGGTTGCTCGGATGATGAGCAGCCAGATGGGTAGCAGTGGGTTGGATCAGAAGGAACTCGGCGCGTCGAACGACGCCGTCAAAGACGGTCTGGAGGTCACGAAGTACAAGCGGAATTAGAAATTAAAGGGCGAACTGCTCAATTAGTGGGTGTTACCCGTTTTCCCTCGGCAGGTTTATATCAAATCGATGTGATAACCCTGTAACTCCAAATGCAGGGATTTGGTGACGTTTCGGGCCACTTTCGCAGCCTAATTATCGGTGAGTGTGATGTAGTCGTTGTTGGTGTCGTCTTCGGAGATTTGATTCAGGCGAACCGATGTGCAAAACAGACTGTTCGTAATGTCCAAGATGTAGAAGAAGCCAAATGGTCTGATCTCACTGAAACCCAAAAGCGACGCTTCATAGATTGCCTCACCGAACATGATGATACCTACTTGGGATACGCAAAATTTACTCGGAAACAACTTCGGTCACTGAAAGATCAGTATCTCCTCTACCAAGACGTCAGCTTTCCACCGGACTGGGACCTCGCGTTAACCGGTTATGCATATGGTGAACTACTATTTGAGAGAGGTGCACGTGATGAGAACCGGGTTGATTTTGTGTTCGATCACGTCGCATCCCAATCGGATTCCGCCGACATTGCTACACACATCGAAGAGTTTGTGCCAGGCTGTAATCCAAAGTATAAGAGTTCACACAGTAGCTTAGGTATTCAGACGGCAGACTGTTTTGCTGGTGCAGTGGCGGAGGATCACAAGAAAGGAACCGATTGGCTATCAACCTTTGACGCCGACCGTATTATGACTTGTACAGAGACGGCACTTGCACAGTTCCAGAACGATCTGGACAGGTATGACCGGTGATGCCTCTCAGGAAAGTAAGTGCCGAACCGTGATTGGCCTCCCACCCGCTGGCCTGCTGAATCGCCGGTTCTTCAATCCGACCCGAGGATCCAACAGACGAGGTGCTTTTAGCACCTCTGCGAGGTCATGGACCTCTCACGGCTTTATCGGTACTTGGTGGTACTAGCCAGGGCCGTATAAATATGATGGTATGATTGAAAGTGGATTTATTTGGAATTTTGAATTTCTAGAAATGGCCACTCTCAGGTATTCTTATTGGTAATTTTAGTTCCGCCGCTTGTGGTGTACCTACTCGAGGCCATCATAATGCTCGTAAAGTAACTCTTCGAGCTTGCATGGTCACGTTCCGATCGCTGGTCGTGGGATCGAGAATGGATCAAGTGTTCTACGATTGGCGCAACTGAGACACCGCGCCGATCGTGGCGGACAACTCGTCGGTGATGTTTGCCGTCGTGCATAGCCATCGATCAAGCTCGTGAAGATTTAGTCCCAACCGCGCGACTTCCAATACTCCCGGACCACCGTTTTATCAACTCTCTCAAAATCTGTGCGGCCAGCACGCTTAATGTTCAATGGTCGAAGCGGTTAGCAGGCGGGCAGTCCTCACTGTCGTTGCCAATAGTGGTTCTGGGACATCACAGACCCCGCCCGCCTGTCGAGACATCGCACCACGATCTTGACACACATCCACCGACCACCCCGTCAGGGGTGCTCAGATGTCGGCCTCACTTCCGACATCTTCTAACGCTGTAGTTTCTGTACAAAGCCCCAGCCAAACGCGGTGATGCCCGGTCAGAAACGCCGAGACAATATGCTCATTGCCTGTTACTGGCTGATTTCAGCATTCAGAAACCTAATACCGTCGTCGCGTCTCAAATGACACACCGGACACGACCATATCACAGCAATTGACCAGCGGCCTAGGAATTTATACGCGTGGTGCACCTACGAGGGTGTACAATGAGTACCGGCGTCAACCCGACGATTACGCTCTCTGAAGAGGGCGAGTGGTGGGTCGCCAAGGACACCAAAACCGGTGTCGTCAGTCAGGGCAAGACACGCACGGACGCGCTGGACAACCTGGACGAGGCACTCGACGGTTACCACGGCAAGGGGGACGAACCCACCACCGAGGAGCTTCGCGAGGCGGGTATTGAGCCAGGCAAGAACACAACGAACGAGCCGCTTCCCGACGCCTTTCAGTAGGTGCGGTTCAGGATGTCACGGCGGACCTATTCTGGCGAAGACGTTCGAAAGGTGATGGTGAACAGCGGTCCATTCTATCTGGCACGGATCAACGGTGACCACTTCATTCTTCGCTGGGACCCGCCTGCCGATCACGACGAAGAGGCACGGACGGTTCCGGTTCCCGACCACGACGAACTGTCGACTGGGACGCTCAAAGAGATCGGAAATCAGGCCGGGATGAAGGATTTTCAGGAATTCTTGGACTGGTTAGATCGAAATCTATGAACGAGTTGGGAAAGTCGGTGACCGTTAAACAGACATCGACGGTGGTATTCAGACAAAAGCTCGTTCTTACTTTCGGTGGGCAGCCTCAGTCGGCGTTTCGCTATTTGCTTGGGCCGTTACCCCGCTAGCCTGTTATCTTCCGGCAGGTGGTCTGGTATCTCACTGTCAGTTGGTACACAAGAGTTCTCTCACTCCTCGTCGCCTTTGTCAGATTCTAGGTCGCTCGAGTCCAGTTCCTGAACTAGCTTTCTTCCAAACTTTTCAGCCTGGTTGTGGGAGTATTCATGCCTCATTTCCAAAGCCTTCCTACCCTTCTCTGTAATCTCATACATCCCCGATGAATCGGAGGGGCCAACTTTAGAGACTAGACCATTACCAGCTAACTCAGCCAACCGATTATTCATGTAACGAGATTTTCTGCCAAGAATCTCTGCCAAATTCGGGGCTGTTTGACGTTTTCCGTCGCTCATCGCCTCCAATATCTCGATGTCGGTGGGGACGACGAGTTTCACTGATTGCTCTTTCATATGGAGGTTACAAATATGTTCATGGTGTGGTTGGTAGTTGTTTTCGTCTTCTAATAGGCCCAGGTGTACTCATCCATCAACCGGAATAATGTTATAGATTTTCAAGGGTCAATAGCTATGAAGGTTTTTGTCATTGGCATACCGAATTTCGGTATGAAACTTCTCTGGAGGACGTTTGTTCGAGGTTTTTACAAGGCACTTGGTCTCGACTCGCCCTACTCAGCACAAGAATATGGAGTTGATTGGACGAAGCAACGTCGTAAGTGTCTCAATCGGGATAATCACACCTGTCGAGCATGCGGCACCACCAAATCTAAGATTGGGAAAAATCCTTCGGTCCACCACATCACACCCCGATCGCAATTTAATGGAACGCCTCGAGAGATGAATTCACTCGATAATCTTGTCTCGCTTTGCCCTAGTTGTCACGGGAAATTCGAGGGTAGATTCACAGACTGTAGTGTCGAAGAGTTTGTCGAAAAGGTACGTTATGAAAATCTTTAATTAACAAGCCGATAAGATGTCAGCGATGGTGTCAGTTTACAGCCTTCAAGTGAAATGTAATGAGTGTGGCGAAGTAACAGAACCAGATCCACCGAAAAACCGATTGAAATGGATTCTCGGTATGGCAATTATCTTTGCCGGAATAGGATTCATGATCGGTAGTGTTGCCGGTGTTGCGACGGCAGGTGTCGGATTCGTTGCCTGGGTTTTCACCATGCCAATCGGACTGTATGTCGGTTACAAGATCGGTTCAATTGGAGCCGAACTGGCAGATGGGCCATCTTGCCCCGAATGTGACGCCAAACACAGAACTACCGGTTTGCTTCCGTTCTAAGACGGTGGGTAGAAATAGAGTTTAATCGTCCTCGAGTTCAGACGCATCGAGTTCGCCAGAGAGGTATTTCCGTCCCTTATCAGATATCACATACCAACCACGGTCACCGATTTTTTCGACCAGCTCCTTCTCGTGGAGTTGTTTTAGGCGGCAGTTGATAGTCCGATATGAGATCCCGATTCCTTATCGCTCGAGGTTGATGTCGAGTCCACGCGGAGATAGGGCGACATTATGCTCATCGAGAAACTCCAAGATAGAGTCATCATTGCCAGTCATCCACGAAACACGCGGGCGCATCTAATCGTCTCGACTATGAGTGTGAATTGGCCTCGTCGTCATTTATGGGCCTTTTCTGTTGGATATTGATTGTCCATCGAGTAGAGGTTCTACGTCTTCAGGAGAATCCTCATCTGGGGACTGCGTGGTATCTTTGTCGCTCTCGGAAACAGACGGTAAAAGCTGAGGCCCATTGAAAACTACCTGTCCTTCGAGTAGGGGTTCCTCGATCGGTACCCGATCGGCGTGATCTTGAGGAGTTGGTACACAAGAGTTCTCGTCATTCATCGTCGTCTTTCTCAGATTCTAGATCGCTCGAGTCCAGTTGGTCAGACAGGGATCGTTCACCAAATCCCATTGCCTAATACTCTCGGTGCATCCCGTTCTTAGGAAGCTATGTAGAATTTGCGTCGTCTTCTAACTCTTCGGCATCGAGATTGCCCTCAAGGTATTTTTGACCTTTGTCGGTGATTGCGTAGTAGCCCTTCTCCTCGTTGACTTTTTCGACAAGATCCTTGTCTTGAAGCTTCTGGAGACGGCGGTGGATGGTCGAATAAGATATTCCAATCCCTTCACGGTGCAGATTAATTTCGAGGCCAGTTGGCGGTAAAGCCACATCGTGTTCATACAGATATTCCAGGATAGAGTCGTCGTTCCCTGTCATCCATGAAACACGCGGGCGCATCTAACCCGAAAATTCGTAGGCCTGTTCATAATAGCATATGAAAATCTTCGGTTTGATAGCATTTGCGATTGTTATGATAGTATATGGTAGCAACCTATAAGTAGACTTGGCGTAATGATCCAGACAGTCAGCAAAAGATGACTCTCAGGGAAATCGACTTGTCGGAAAACGGTTCGGACGAGCGTGCCTCAATCACGCCGCCCTTGTCGTCTTTTCACTGACCGCACCATGACAGAAACCACCCATCACCAAAGTGATACCGTTCGCAAAGATTGTGCGAGCGGTGGAACTGACGACTCGAGCGAGACGCGCTCCCTCGAGTCCGACGTATGGAGTGGAAGCAGAAATCGCAAGCAGGCGTCGGGTGGAACGGGTGGAAACACCCCGGGAACCCTCAAGGCGGTTGGAAACAACCGTGATGTCATGGCAATCACGCAATCCGACACGACGCGCACAGACACGATCGAATCCTCGACCACTGTTGATCTCGGTGTGTTCGTCGACGACATTCCGTCGGGGGCGACCGCCGAGATAATTGTCCGCGGTGACCGCTCGAGTTACGAACTCGAGTTCATCCGACGTGGCACCCGGTGGATCGTCGAGGGTGAAAGCTCGAGTGCCATCCTGTCTGCAGTGTACGACAGTACCGGCCCGGTCGGACTACCCGAAACGGTTCCAGGCTGGATTCGAGCGTTCTGCCTCGAGTTGAACATCCGAGAGGTGAGTGTTCGACGATGACCCACGGAACAGAATCTCTCGAGTCGCTGTTAGGGCAGCAGGCTCGAGACGCACTACTCACGGTGACTGTTAGGGCAGTCGCCGTCTGGCCAGTTTCGGCCTGTATGATCCCCTGGGATGGAGATGCACAATCCGTCACACGTTAGGGACGTAGTTTTTGGACGGCAAGCGGGCCGTCAGTTATGTTCGGGGCCTAAAGCGGCCACACAGAGACAGCGCCGTCCACTCTCACCAATCCACCGCCATCCGGAGACTCGAGCGTTCGCGACCGTTACTCGAAATCAGGTGGTCGTCGGATGAGCGGCGATTTCGACGTGCTCCAGTGTGCGGGCGACTGCAACCAGCCCTGGATTCAGCCCGAGGGCTGGCGCACACAGGACTCGGTTGCCTGTCCGAACTGTGGATCTGAACACACGTCGAAGAAGGTCAAGACACTCAAACGCCTCCCCACGCGCGAGGCCGCGGGCGAATGGAGAGCCCGCTATCTCGCGAAACGTGCTGGAGAGGCGAAATCGTACAACGACCTCACCCTGGAGCGCGGACAGTACGAGGACCAGGGCGATCTTGTCGAAGATCGGATGCCGGCTGTTTCCTCCGACGCGTTGGAACTCGATATCGCGAGTGTCGGCGAACAACTCGAGTCACATTATGCGACCGATGCCGACCGAACGGATACCGTCACAGCCTCGCTTGAAGACACGATAGTCGGTCACAAGAAGCGGTTCGAAAAACTGAACGAGTACCGGATCGAGCAGTTCCAAGACGAAACTCGGAAGTTCGAATCGCTCGCCGGGGAGGTCCTCGGCAACGCCGTCTCCCTCGATGACCACCTCGAGACCTACT
Proteins encoded:
- a CDS encoding winged helix-turn-helix domain-containing protein, whose protein sequence is MTGNDDSILEYLYEHDVALPPTGLEINLHREGIGISYSTIHRRLQKLQDKDLVEKVNEEKGYYAITDKGQKYLEGNLDAEELEDDANST